One window of the Salminus brasiliensis chromosome 1, fSalBra1.hap2, whole genome shotgun sequence genome contains the following:
- the nup58 gene encoding nucleoporin p58/p45 isoform X3, protein MSGFNFGTSTLGSTNTGGGFSFGAATSAPAAATGGFSFGGLGGATSTPGAAPAAAAAAVAATTTTTSSLGLGSSLFAQKPTSGFSFNTPASGAAAPATGLTLGAPAASTAASTGFSFGFGKPAASAAPFSLTTTTTAPAATGLSLSSVLTSSTPQTGSTGFSLNLGGAAPVSSAPTVGLSLGTSLFSSSVSTGLGQSSLGGGLSLGGLLSSSTASTAPLAPAPSVGLGGVDFSTSSENKSDKSSSARPEDSKALKDENLPAPICQDVYNFQKFVKEQKQVQEEISRMSSKAMLKVQDDIKSLKQLLSVSASGLQRNALSIDKLKMETAQELKNADIALRTQKTPPGLQHENTAPSDYFRGLVEQFEVQLQQYRQQIEELENHLTTQSSSSHITPQDLSQAMQKLYQTFVALAAQLQAVHENVKTLKHQYLSYRRAYLEDSTDVFELKRTASRKLQSAPRVTTGPAPFGAVPNAAAVAMAATLTQQQQPAPGFGSSSTSGFNFSNPGINASAGLTFGVSNTQTAGFGAGGPLLQLKKPPAGNKRGKR, encoded by the exons ATGTCGGGCTTTAACTTTGGAACAAGCACCCTGGGATCCACAAACACTGGCGGGGGCTTTTCATTTGGAGCTGCGACCAG TGCCCCTGCTGCAGCCACTGGCGGCTTCTCTTTTGGTGGTCTGGGAGGAGCCACCTCTACTCCAGGTGCtgcacctgctgctgctgctgctgctgttgctgctactaccaccaccacctcgtCCCTAGGCCTTGGGAGCAGCTTGTTTGCCCAGAAACCGACGAGTGGATTCTCCTTCAACACACCTGCCTCAG GAGCAGCTGCACCAGCTACTGGCCTTACTTTAG GAGCTCCTGCTGCATCCACTGCTGCCTCAACAGGGTTCAGCTTTGGTTTTGGGAAACCAGCTGCCTCTGCCGCTCCATTTTCactgaccaccaccaccactgccccagcagCTACAGGCCTGTCGTTGAGCTCCGTCCTCACCTCCTCAACCCCTCAGACCGGCTCTACAGGCTTCTCTCTGAACCTGGGAGGAGCAGCACCTGTCTCTTCTGCCCCAACCGTAGGCCTCAGTCTAGGCACTTCTCTTTTCTCCAGCTCTGTCTCAACAG GCTTGGGGCAATCCTCTCTTGGGGGAGGACTGAGTCTAGGAGGTTTGCTCTCGTCCTCTACAGCATCTACAGCCCCTCTTGCCCCTGCACCCAGTGTGGGCTTGGGTGGAGTGGACTTCAGCACCTCCTCAGAGAACAAGAGTGATAAGTCATCCAGTGCTAGACCTGA agacAGCAAAGCTCTCAAAGATGAAAATCTACCTGCTCCCATCTGCCAAGACGTGTACAACTTCCA AAAGTTTGTGAAGGAGCAAAAGCAAGTTCAAGAAGAGATCAGCAGGATGTCCTCTAAAGCCATGCTTAAAGTGCAGGATGACATTAAGAGTCTGAAGCAACTTCTGTCTGTCAGTGCCAGTGGACTGCAGAGAAATGCCCTTTCCATAGACAAACTTAAAATGGAGACTGCCCAG GAGTTAAAGAATGCTGATATTGCATTGAGAACCCAGAAGACACCACCTGGGCTTCAGCATGAGAATACTGCGCCATCTGA TTATTTCCGGGGTTTGGTGGAGCAGTTCGAGGTGCAGTTGCAGCAGTACCGCCAGCAGATCGAGGAACTGGAAAACCATCTGACCACCCAGAGCAGCAGCTCCCACATCACCCCTCAAG ATCTCTCTCAGGCCATGCAGAAGCTCTACCAGACATTTGTGGCTCTGGCTGCACAACTGCAAGCAGTTCATGAGAATGTAAAG ACTTTGAAGCATCAGTATCTGAGCTACAGGAGAGCCTATCTGGAAGACTCCACAGACGTCTTTGAGTTGAAGCGAACCGCAAGTCGGAAACTGCAGAGCGCCCCGCGAGTGACCACCGGCCCAGCTCCTTTCGGCGCCGTCCCCAATGCTGCAGCCGTTGCCATGGCTGCTACACTcacgcagcagcagcagcccgcTCCAG GTTTTGGAAGCTCCAGCACCTCAGGCTTTAACTTTAGTAACCCAGGGATCAACGCATCAGCTGGGCTTACCTTTGGGGTGTCCAACACCCAGACAGCAGGATTCGGCGCAGGAGGGCCCCTGCTGCAGCTCAAAAAGCCTCCCGCAGGAAACAAGAGGGGCAAAAGATAG
- the nup58 gene encoding nucleoporin p58/p45 isoform X2: MSGFNFGTSTLGSTNTGGGFSFGAATSAPAAATGGFSFGGLGGATSTPGAAPAAAAAAVAATTTTTSSLGLGSSLFAQKPTSGFSFNTPASGAAAPATGLTLGAPAASTAASTGFSFGFGKPAASAAPFSLTTTTTAPAATGLSLSSVLTSSTPQTGSTGFSLNLGGAAPVSSAPTVGLSLGTSLFSSSVSTGLGQSSLGGGLSLGGLLSSSTASTAPLAPAPSVGLGGVDFSTSSENKSDKSSSARPEDSKALKDENLPAPICQDVYNFQKFVKEQKQVQEEISRMSSKAMLKVQDDIKSLKQLLSVSASGLQRNALSIDKLKMETAQELKNADIALRTQKTPPGLQHENTAPSDYFRGLVEQFEVQLQQYRQQIEELENHLTTQSSSSHITPQDLSQAMQKLYQTFVALAAQLQAVHENVKTLKHQYLSYRRAYLEDSTDVFELKRTASRKLQSAPRVTTGPAPFGAVPNAAAVAMAATLTQQQQPAPAFGSGPGFGAVPTGGSSFGFSASKPSGGSLSAGFGSSSTSGFNFSNPGINASAGLTFGVSNTQTAGFGAGGPLLQLKKPPAGNKRGKR, encoded by the exons ATGTCGGGCTTTAACTTTGGAACAAGCACCCTGGGATCCACAAACACTGGCGGGGGCTTTTCATTTGGAGCTGCGACCAG TGCCCCTGCTGCAGCCACTGGCGGCTTCTCTTTTGGTGGTCTGGGAGGAGCCACCTCTACTCCAGGTGCtgcacctgctgctgctgctgctgctgttgctgctactaccaccaccacctcgtCCCTAGGCCTTGGGAGCAGCTTGTTTGCCCAGAAACCGACGAGTGGATTCTCCTTCAACACACCTGCCTCAG GAGCAGCTGCACCAGCTACTGGCCTTACTTTAG GAGCTCCTGCTGCATCCACTGCTGCCTCAACAGGGTTCAGCTTTGGTTTTGGGAAACCAGCTGCCTCTGCCGCTCCATTTTCactgaccaccaccaccactgccccagcagCTACAGGCCTGTCGTTGAGCTCCGTCCTCACCTCCTCAACCCCTCAGACCGGCTCTACAGGCTTCTCTCTGAACCTGGGAGGAGCAGCACCTGTCTCTTCTGCCCCAACCGTAGGCCTCAGTCTAGGCACTTCTCTTTTCTCCAGCTCTGTCTCAACAG GCTTGGGGCAATCCTCTCTTGGGGGAGGACTGAGTCTAGGAGGTTTGCTCTCGTCCTCTACAGCATCTACAGCCCCTCTTGCCCCTGCACCCAGTGTGGGCTTGGGTGGAGTGGACTTCAGCACCTCCTCAGAGAACAAGAGTGATAAGTCATCCAGTGCTAGACCTGA agacAGCAAAGCTCTCAAAGATGAAAATCTACCTGCTCCCATCTGCCAAGACGTGTACAACTTCCA AAAGTTTGTGAAGGAGCAAAAGCAAGTTCAAGAAGAGATCAGCAGGATGTCCTCTAAAGCCATGCTTAAAGTGCAGGATGACATTAAGAGTCTGAAGCAACTTCTGTCTGTCAGTGCCAGTGGACTGCAGAGAAATGCCCTTTCCATAGACAAACTTAAAATGGAGACTGCCCAG GAGTTAAAGAATGCTGATATTGCATTGAGAACCCAGAAGACACCACCTGGGCTTCAGCATGAGAATACTGCGCCATCTGA TTATTTCCGGGGTTTGGTGGAGCAGTTCGAGGTGCAGTTGCAGCAGTACCGCCAGCAGATCGAGGAACTGGAAAACCATCTGACCACCCAGAGCAGCAGCTCCCACATCACCCCTCAAG ATCTCTCTCAGGCCATGCAGAAGCTCTACCAGACATTTGTGGCTCTGGCTGCACAACTGCAAGCAGTTCATGAGAATGTAAAG ACTTTGAAGCATCAGTATCTGAGCTACAGGAGAGCCTATCTGGAAGACTCCACAGACGTCTTTGAGTTGAAGCGAACCGCAAGTCGGAAACTGCAGAGCGCCCCGCGAGTGACCACCGGCCCAGCTCCTTTCGGCGCCGTCCCCAATGCTGCAGCCGTTGCCATGGCTGCTACACTcacgcagcagcagcagcccgcTCCAG CTTTTGGTAGCGGCCCAGGGTTCGGGGCTGTGCCGACTGGAGGCTCGTCGTTCGGTTTTTCCGCTAGCAAGCCATCTGGAGGGAGCTTGAGCGCAG GTTTTGGAAGCTCCAGCACCTCAGGCTTTAACTTTAGTAACCCAGGGATCAACGCATCAGCTGGGCTTACCTTTGGGGTGTCCAACACCCAGACAGCAGGATTCGGCGCAGGAGGGCCCCTGCTGCAGCTCAAAAAGCCTCCCGCAGGAAACAAGAGGGGCAAAAGATAG
- the nup58 gene encoding nucleoporin p58/p45 isoform X1, producing the protein MSGFNFGTSTLGSTNTGGGFSFGAATSAPAAATGGFSFGGLGGATSTPGAAPAAAAAAVAATTTTTSSLGLGSSLFAQKPTSGFSFNTPASGAAAPATGLTLGAPAASTAASTGFSFGFGKPAASAAPFSLTTTTTAPAATGLSLSSVLTSSTPQTGSTGFSLNLGGAAPVSSAPTVGLSLGTSLFSSSVSTGLGQSSLGGGLSLGGLLSSSTASTAPLAPAPSVGLGGVDFSTSSENKSDKSSSARPEDSKALKDENLPAPICQDVYNFQKFVKEQKQVQEEISRMSSKAMLKVQDDIKSLKQLLSVSASGLQRNALSIDKLKMETAQELKNADIALRTQKTPPGLQHENTAPSDYFRGLVEQFEVQLQQYRQQIEELENHLTTQSSSSHITPQDLSQAMQKLYQTFVALAAQLQAVHENVKTLKHQYLSYRRAYLEDSTDVFELKRTASRKLQSAPRVTTGPAPFGAVPNAAAVAMAATLTQQQQPAPGTQAPLGAGFGTPFALGMGTSMGSTSLGAFGSGPGFGAVPTGGSSFGFSASKPSGGSLSAGFGSSSTSGFNFSNPGINASAGLTFGVSNTQTAGFGAGGPLLQLKKPPAGNKRGKR; encoded by the exons ATGTCGGGCTTTAACTTTGGAACAAGCACCCTGGGATCCACAAACACTGGCGGGGGCTTTTCATTTGGAGCTGCGACCAG TGCCCCTGCTGCAGCCACTGGCGGCTTCTCTTTTGGTGGTCTGGGAGGAGCCACCTCTACTCCAGGTGCtgcacctgctgctgctgctgctgctgttgctgctactaccaccaccacctcgtCCCTAGGCCTTGGGAGCAGCTTGTTTGCCCAGAAACCGACGAGTGGATTCTCCTTCAACACACCTGCCTCAG GAGCAGCTGCACCAGCTACTGGCCTTACTTTAG GAGCTCCTGCTGCATCCACTGCTGCCTCAACAGGGTTCAGCTTTGGTTTTGGGAAACCAGCTGCCTCTGCCGCTCCATTTTCactgaccaccaccaccactgccccagcagCTACAGGCCTGTCGTTGAGCTCCGTCCTCACCTCCTCAACCCCTCAGACCGGCTCTACAGGCTTCTCTCTGAACCTGGGAGGAGCAGCACCTGTCTCTTCTGCCCCAACCGTAGGCCTCAGTCTAGGCACTTCTCTTTTCTCCAGCTCTGTCTCAACAG GCTTGGGGCAATCCTCTCTTGGGGGAGGACTGAGTCTAGGAGGTTTGCTCTCGTCCTCTACAGCATCTACAGCCCCTCTTGCCCCTGCACCCAGTGTGGGCTTGGGTGGAGTGGACTTCAGCACCTCCTCAGAGAACAAGAGTGATAAGTCATCCAGTGCTAGACCTGA agacAGCAAAGCTCTCAAAGATGAAAATCTACCTGCTCCCATCTGCCAAGACGTGTACAACTTCCA AAAGTTTGTGAAGGAGCAAAAGCAAGTTCAAGAAGAGATCAGCAGGATGTCCTCTAAAGCCATGCTTAAAGTGCAGGATGACATTAAGAGTCTGAAGCAACTTCTGTCTGTCAGTGCCAGTGGACTGCAGAGAAATGCCCTTTCCATAGACAAACTTAAAATGGAGACTGCCCAG GAGTTAAAGAATGCTGATATTGCATTGAGAACCCAGAAGACACCACCTGGGCTTCAGCATGAGAATACTGCGCCATCTGA TTATTTCCGGGGTTTGGTGGAGCAGTTCGAGGTGCAGTTGCAGCAGTACCGCCAGCAGATCGAGGAACTGGAAAACCATCTGACCACCCAGAGCAGCAGCTCCCACATCACCCCTCAAG ATCTCTCTCAGGCCATGCAGAAGCTCTACCAGACATTTGTGGCTCTGGCTGCACAACTGCAAGCAGTTCATGAGAATGTAAAG ACTTTGAAGCATCAGTATCTGAGCTACAGGAGAGCCTATCTGGAAGACTCCACAGACGTCTTTGAGTTGAAGCGAACCGCAAGTCGGAAACTGCAGAGCGCCCCGCGAGTGACCACCGGCCCAGCTCCTTTCGGCGCCGTCCCCAATGCTGCAGCCGTTGCCATGGCTGCTACACTcacgcagcagcagcagcccgcTCCAG GAACACAGGCGCCCCTGGGGGCAGGTTTTGGGACTCCCTTTGCCTTGGGCATGGGCACTAGTATGGGTTCTACCAGCCTTGGAG CTTTTGGTAGCGGCCCAGGGTTCGGGGCTGTGCCGACTGGAGGCTCGTCGTTCGGTTTTTCCGCTAGCAAGCCATCTGGAGGGAGCTTGAGCGCAG GTTTTGGAAGCTCCAGCACCTCAGGCTTTAACTTTAGTAACCCAGGGATCAACGCATCAGCTGGGCTTACCTTTGGGGTGTCCAACACCCAGACAGCAGGATTCGGCGCAGGAGGGCCCCTGCTGCAGCTCAAAAAGCCTCCCGCAGGAAACAAGAGGGGCAAAAGATAG